One region of Chitinispirillales bacterium genomic DNA includes:
- a CDS encoding AI-2E family transporter, with translation MDEIRKIDYTRSMNRLLTILIIALGVGVLYAAKTFIIPFVVALIIFFVLINFENLISKGIKSVILFFTKKEISKRAGVAILAVSVILSLTISVFILFSFYKVISKNFDDMLANTTKYQMLFNGKIVQYNKMVMDSQKPVDDDMNFSPFQQIVSIIPESHLPIIDSKIIDEINFSNLFNKIGGFAGKSVANSALVLIYLVFLYGERVNFNKKFKKIREINPKFEKLDNIIRDIGGNLVGYFNIKTIVSFVTAALAYPVMSGFGLDFVWLWAAIIFILNYIPTIGSIVATTLPSVLGIIMFDSFIDAVFMAFILTTIQFIIGNVVEPKFQGDRLNLAPIMILLSLAIWGAIWGIVGMFLAVPIMVTINAALSQFETTKPLAMLFSSTGDIKN, from the coding sequence ATGGATGAGATAAGAAAGATTGACTACACGCGTTCAATGAATCGGCTGCTGACGATACTGATAATCGCTTTGGGGGTCGGTGTATTGTATGCGGCGAAAACGTTCATTATTCCGTTTGTTGTGGCGCTCATTATATTCTTCGTCCTGATAAATTTTGAGAATTTGATTTCCAAAGGTATAAAGTCCGTTATTTTGTTTTTCACAAAAAAAGAGATTTCCAAAAGAGCGGGCGTCGCGATTTTGGCGGTTTCGGTGATTTTATCGCTGACTATTTCTGTTTTTATCCTGTTTTCTTTTTACAAAGTAATATCGAAAAATTTTGACGACATGCTTGCAAACACTACGAAATACCAGATGCTTTTCAACGGAAAAATCGTACAGTATAACAAAATGGTGATGGATTCGCAAAAACCTGTCGATGACGATATGAATTTCTCTCCTTTTCAACAGATAGTTTCAATTATTCCCGAATCACACCTTCCAATTATCGACAGCAAAATTATCGACGAAATAAATTTCAGCAATCTGTTCAACAAAATCGGCGGCTTCGCGGGGAAAAGCGTAGCAAATTCCGCGCTTGTGCTTATTTATTTGGTTTTTCTTTACGGAGAAAGGGTAAATTTCAATAAAAAGTTCAAAAAAATTCGCGAAATTAATCCTAAATTTGAAAAATTAGACAATATAATAAGAGACATCGGAGGCAATTTAGTAGGGTATTTCAATATAAAAACGATAGTTTCGTTTGTGACGGCGGCTTTGGCGTATCCGGTAATGTCGGGTTTTGGGCTTGATTTCGTTTGGTTGTGGGCGGCTATAATTTTTATACTGAACTATATTCCCACTATCGGTTCTATTGTCGCTACGACGCTACCCAGCGTTTTGGGAATCATCATGTTCGACAGTTTTATCGACGCGGTTTTTATGGCGTTTATTCTTACGACTATACAGTTTATAATAGGAAACGTCGTAGAACCGAAATTTCAGGGGGACCGTCTGAATTTGGCGCCGATAATGATACTTTTGTCGCTTGCGATTTGGGGAGCGATTTGGGGAATCGTCGGAATGTTTCTTGCCGTACCTATTATGGTGACAATCAACGCCGCTTTATCGCAATTTGAAACGACAAAACCGCTGGCGATGCTTTTTTCCTCTACCGGAGATATAAAAAATTAG
- a CDS encoding C25 family cysteine peptidase: MLKKLFALIFFAFLTNSFASISIIENTDNKIVLKISFDSIFYDNSRGIISNGSDFPYSIDKEISVPMKFVNFTADKNSKPHVFVSAQNRITKRIPQNFGKYTNSVVLEYFSARNIPVFSAGITPILSINGNEIVYTTSMILTIIYSYGQQQNIIPKSDYYNSISANLLNSDKVKYTIFKDERNLRRSIREFNAISDKALRFSIGDAPTKDDFNECDLSQGVGIYRITPNDLKALGSDLLISSIKVFASNPNVADSVTPSFADLPTGLVDVQLVIRDKNGNKFFDGDDEILFYAEKIHRWVFNETSKKWEFSFNYTDYRRYYWITAENFNINSNIMGKFNEQVSSTAERKSGDVYFHAKRSVSITRARYPTYGHGDKRYIWKNLHGEDPSLSVEFPPSFVNSTSKEQSRVRFFVSGLDSNFLGFNLKIANDIFSNQDTGKWISFQTPNDMSFLFTARFLEKNRNNYVDFESYDLHYKQNLSLQNIRNLQFYSEESNVSSPISYRISDIPNEFHLFVRHNPKTQLTQLIDSSSTGGDLVFYDSTANGYKYHFALSSGFFAMPKTELISLSQANDLLNSSNKSDYLIVAPQIFLQQAAKLAKHKEKIGFTPKVVLLEDIFNIFSGGVFDPTAIRNFMIYARNTWGTSPEYLVLFGSGHYDYKNISSRLQNFVPIYIATARDFHRDLVSYPIEDFFAYITPNDTAGSIRAFPQLIVGRIPAQSVSEAESYVEKVILMETTGTDSIYPFWRNRPLLVADDDIQTSLSCKEDMDHTGQSDSVGKIIDSFDKSSDIRKVTLFEYPFDNQKRKPLAKNAVINEINNGVSVFNYFGHGSYQTLSDQCAFEYTDIPSLNNYGKYFIFGAFSCSVGFFDNPGIDGLSELLVRTKGKGAIAAISSARTAYASENGKLAYKFFSCFYETNNDFSYTVGQAYLDSKMLRATNLLTFSLLGDPSYNPMPDRKKITGEIQILNKNREKIDTLQKMQNVIVKGELPITINDGISRIAEIILQNPENLSPSRKDGLSGETIDCDPRAKGRKLSFDVKYSLPGMVVSRVSAQITGNSFEIPLMIPPTVMDTVLGSRLKIHVWEPNSGKIYYGAISDGLIFKGYDISNIDTSDHAGPTIAVRRLFGDSSGNIIDTIKNKIVGNKITIDGFNKKSGTVNLEILVSDKSGIDIFSSQSPGGGICVSIERVMEKQQYGQENLTLKDDDFRSISFQLPLSKNEFPASGEYEMTISAHDILQNITTQRYILDVKSLKDEQYVIGDLFCYPSPVRMGQTTTFYFNQPVDNVAEISLKIYTLSGKLVRSFSNVNRGIVWNLTDQRGQKLSPNVYLYRLFVKRFTRSDDSSQMSAQKSEIIKSEIKKLVIYPPK, from the coding sequence ATGTTGAAAAAATTATTTGCTTTAATATTTTTTGCTTTTTTGACAAATTCGTTTGCTTCCATCAGTATTATAGAAAACACCGATAACAAAATTGTTTTAAAAATTTCTTTTGATTCGATTTTTTATGATAATTCGCGGGGTATAATTTCAAACGGGAGCGATTTTCCGTATTCAATAGATAAAGAAATCTCCGTTCCTATGAAATTTGTAAATTTTACGGCTGATAAAAATTCAAAACCGCACGTTTTTGTTTCCGCTCAAAACAGAATTACAAAAAGAATCCCTCAAAATTTTGGCAAATATACAAACTCTGTAGTATTAGAATACTTTTCTGCAAGAAATATACCCGTTTTTTCAGCGGGAATAACTCCGATTTTGTCTATAAACGGCAACGAAATCGTTTACACGACATCCATGATTTTGACGATAATTTACTCTTACGGACAACAGCAGAATATAATCCCGAAAAGCGACTATTATAATTCAATCTCGGCAAATTTATTAAATTCCGATAAAGTTAAATATACGATATTTAAAGACGAAAGAAACCTAAGAAGGAGCATAAGAGAGTTTAACGCCATCTCCGACAAAGCGTTAAGATTTTCTATAGGAGACGCTCCAACAAAAGATGATTTTAACGAATGCGATCTATCGCAAGGCGTTGGAATATATAGAATTACTCCAAACGATTTGAAAGCGCTGGGCAGCGATTTATTAATAAGTTCGATAAAAGTATTCGCTTCTAATCCGAACGTCGCAGACAGCGTAACACCCTCATTTGCCGATTTACCGACAGGACTTGTGGATGTCCAATTAGTTATTCGCGACAAAAACGGGAACAAGTTTTTTGACGGCGACGATGAAATTTTGTTTTATGCGGAAAAAATACACAGATGGGTTTTTAATGAAACGTCAAAAAAATGGGAATTTTCTTTTAATTACACCGACTACCGCCGATATTATTGGATTACTGCGGAAAATTTTAATATTAATTCAAATATTATGGGTAAATTTAACGAGCAAGTTTCAAGTACGGCGGAACGTAAAAGCGGCGATGTGTATTTTCACGCAAAACGAAGTGTTTCAATTACAAGGGCGAGATACCCTACTTACGGACACGGAGACAAACGATATATTTGGAAAAATTTACACGGAGAAGATCCCTCGCTTTCGGTTGAATTTCCGCCTTCGTTCGTAAATTCAACATCAAAAGAACAGTCGCGGGTGCGATTTTTTGTCAGCGGTTTAGATTCAAATTTTTTAGGATTTAATTTGAAAATAGCAAACGATATTTTTTCCAATCAGGATACGGGAAAATGGATTTCGTTTCAAACTCCTAACGATATGAGTTTTTTATTTACGGCAAGATTTTTGGAAAAAAACAGAAATAATTATGTGGATTTTGAATCGTACGATTTACATTATAAACAAAATTTATCGTTGCAAAATATAAGAAACCTTCAATTTTATTCTGAAGAATCCAATGTTTCATCGCCTATTTCATATAGAATTTCCGATATTCCGAATGAATTTCATTTGTTTGTGCGCCATAACCCGAAAACGCAGTTAACGCAGTTAATCGATTCGTCTTCTACGGGCGGCGATTTGGTTTTTTATGATTCTACGGCTAACGGGTATAAGTATCATTTTGCATTGTCTTCAGGATTTTTCGCTATGCCTAAAACGGAATTGATTTCTTTGAGTCAAGCGAATGATTTACTTAATTCGTCTAACAAATCCGATTATTTGATTGTCGCACCGCAGATTTTTTTACAGCAGGCTGCAAAACTTGCAAAACATAAAGAAAAAATAGGATTCACGCCTAAGGTCGTTCTTTTGGAAGATATTTTTAATATATTTTCCGGAGGAGTTTTTGACCCGACGGCTATACGTAATTTTATGATTTATGCACGAAATACATGGGGGACATCACCTGAATATTTGGTTTTGTTTGGAAGCGGACATTATGATTACAAAAATATTTCATCTCGGCTGCAAAATTTTGTTCCCATATATATTGCGACAGCTAGAGACTTCCATCGCGATCTTGTTTCATATCCGATTGAAGATTTTTTTGCATACATAACGCCAAACGACACTGCAGGAAGCATAAGAGCCTTTCCGCAGCTTATTGTCGGACGGATCCCGGCGCAATCGGTTTCGGAGGCGGAATCCTATGTGGAAAAAGTAATATTGATGGAAACGACAGGAACCGATTCAATTTATCCGTTTTGGAGAAATCGTCCGCTTCTTGTCGCAGACGACGATATTCAAACTTCTTTATCTTGCAAAGAAGATATGGATCATACAGGACAATCCGATAGCGTGGGGAAAATCATTGATTCGTTTGACAAATCTTCGGATATTCGTAAAGTTACGCTTTTTGAGTATCCGTTTGACAATCAGAAACGTAAACCGCTTGCAAAAAATGCGGTGATAAACGAAATAAATAACGGCGTTTCGGTTTTTAATTATTTTGGACACGGCTCTTATCAAACGCTTTCCGACCAGTGCGCTTTTGAATATACCGACATACCGTCTCTTAATAATTATGGAAAATATTTTATATTCGGCGCGTTCTCCTGTTCTGTCGGTTTTTTCGATAATCCCGGGATTGACGGACTTTCCGAACTTTTGGTTAGAACCAAAGGTAAAGGAGCGATTGCTGCGATCTCAAGCGCACGTACGGCTTACGCCTCCGAAAACGGTAAACTCGCATACAAGTTTTTTAGCTGTTTTTATGAAACAAACAACGATTTCTCTTATACGGTAGGACAGGCGTATTTGGATTCAAAAATGTTGAGAGCTACAAATCTTTTAACTTTTTCACTGCTTGGAGACCCGTCGTATAATCCTATGCCCGATAGAAAAAAAATTACGGGAGAAATTCAAATTTTAAATAAAAACCGTGAAAAAATTGATACTTTACAAAAAATGCAAAACGTAATAGTTAAAGGGGAACTGCCCATAACGATAAATGACGGAATTTCACGAATAGCCGAAATCATTCTTCAAAACCCTGAAAATTTATCGCCGTCTCGAAAAGACGGACTGTCCGGCGAAACGATAGATTGTGATCCAAGGGCAAAAGGAAGAAAATTGAGTTTTGACGTTAAATATTCGCTTCCCGGCATGGTCGTCTCACGAGTTTCAGCGCAGATAACAGGAAATTCCTTTGAAATTCCACTGATGATTCCACCTACTGTAATGGATACCGTTCTTGGTTCGCGGCTTAAAATTCACGTTTGGGAGCCTAATTCCGGCAAAATTTATTACGGAGCGATATCCGACGGGCTGATTTTTAAAGGCTATGATATTTCAAATATCGATACGTCCGACCATGCAGGGCCGACAATAGCGGTGAGACGACTTTTCGGCGATTCTTCCGGAAATATAATTGACACTATTAAAAATAAAATCGTAGGCAATAAAATTACTATTGACGGATTTAATAAAAAATCGGGAACGGTTAACTTAGAAATATTGGTTTCGGACAAATCGGGGATTGATATTTTTTCTTCACAATCGCCTGGCGGCGGGATTTGCGTTTCAATAGAAAGGGTTATGGAGAAACAGCAGTACGGACAGGAAAATTTAACGCTGAAAGATGATGATTTTCGTTCTATTTCGTTTCAACTTCCACTTTCCAAAAATGAATTTCCTGCGTCCGGCGAGTATGAAATGACTATTTCCGCACATGATATTTTACAAAATATTACAACCCAGCGCTATATTTTGGACGTAAAATCGCTCAAAGACGAACAATACGTAATCGGCGACTTATTTTGTTATCCGTCGCCGGTAAGAATGGGGCAAACAACGACGTTTTACTTTAATCAGCCCGTTGATAATGTTGCGGAAATTTCTTTGAAAATTTATACTCTCAGCGGAAAATTAGTTCGAAGTTTCTCAAATGTGAACCGCGGGATTGTGTGGAATTTAACCGACCAAAGGGGGCAGAAATTATCGCCGAATGTTTATTTGTACCGGCTTTTTGTGAAACGTTTCACAAGGAGTGACGACTCATCTCAAATGTCCGCCCAAAAAAGCGAAATAATAAAAAGCGAAATAAAAAAATTAGTAATTTATCCGCCGAAATGA
- a CDS encoding MBL fold metallo-hydrolase, whose protein sequence is MFEILFLGTGTSHGVPTVDCMINDYKYCSKNVCRLAQNDKKHKRSRSSILVSFNEKNVLIDCGPDFREQVLREKIKKIDAVLFTHRHSDHICGVPDIRSYSGATGGKFLPVYGSPETIGAISQSFSYIFDPNTFVGGGIPELERNVIIKKVNLFEMEFVVIPVEHGSCKGCFGYRFGDIAYIPDVKSIPKDSINLLKNLELLIIDCLRMKNVHSTHFIYDDVKNLIERINPKKVLGTHLCHDIHYKTDEKVVDKRMKFAYDGLKITV, encoded by the coding sequence ATGTTTGAAATATTGTTTCTGGGAACCGGAACGTCGCACGGAGTTCCTACCGTGGATTGTATGATAAACGACTATAAATATTGCTCTAAAAATGTTTGTCGGCTTGCTCAAAACGATAAAAAACACAAACGAAGCCGTTCGTCAATACTTGTTTCTTTCAACGAAAAGAACGTTTTGATTGATTGCGGTCCGGATTTTCGCGAACAGGTTTTGCGTGAAAAAATAAAAAAAATAGATGCGGTTTTATTTACCCACCGTCACAGCGACCACATTTGTGGAGTTCCCGATATTCGCTCTTACAGCGGCGCAACCGGCGGCAAATTTCTCCCTGTTTACGGTTCGCCGGAAACTATCGGCGCGATTTCACAAAGTTTTTCTTATATTTTTGACCCGAATACTTTTGTCGGCGGCGGAATACCGGAACTTGAACGAAATGTGATAATTAAAAAAGTTAACTTATTTGAAATGGAATTCGTAGTTATTCCCGTCGAACACGGCAGCTGCAAGGGGTGTTTCGGCTATAGATTCGGCGATATTGCATATATTCCCGATGTAAAAAGCATTCCGAAAGATTCAATTAACCTACTGAAAAATCTGGAGTTATTGATAATTGATTGTCTTAGGATGAAAAATGTGCACAGTACCCATTTTATTTACGACGATGTTAAAAATTTGATTGAAAGGATAAACCCTAAAAAAGTTCTGGGAACACACCTTTGCCATGACATTCACTATAAAACCGATGAAAAAGTTGTTGACAAAAGAATGAAATTCGCTTACGACGGCTTGAAAATAACGGTTTAG
- a CDS encoding DMT family transporter, with the protein MNAYIALLITLILFSTIEVAIKMLPNTVDPVLLASMRFIVSGAVMLPFCKINLRKLSKKEIFGFVFAAAVGIAGCFIPYHKGVIQMPASSAALIFCLNPIFAVITARILLKEKFSLKIAAGLILGISGVYISIYGFSIPRFSQTYASILLLISSITFGIYTASSKWLVERYSSISVAAVVFTLGGLIMLMFVGKWDFPRDIRSVSIIAYLIFATTAIGYLCFFYALKRVSVAAGSSLFFFKPILAAFFSFLVLRETLTITYFIGMAVSLLSLFVILYGKGGKNG; encoded by the coding sequence ATGAACGCATATATCGCGCTTTTAATAACTTTGATTCTTTTCAGCACAATTGAAGTTGCGATAAAAATGTTGCCAAACACTGTCGATCCGGTATTGCTCGCTTCAATGAGATTTATCGTTTCCGGCGCGGTCATGCTTCCGTTCTGCAAGATAAATTTAAGAAAACTTTCAAAAAAAGAAATTTTCGGTTTTGTTTTCGCCGCCGCTGTCGGAATCGCCGGATGTTTTATTCCTTACCACAAAGGCGTTATACAAATGCCGGCAAGCAGCGCCGCGCTGATTTTTTGTCTCAACCCGATTTTTGCGGTAATTACGGCAAGAATATTGCTTAAAGAAAAGTTTTCGTTAAAAATCGCCGCCGGTTTAATTTTGGGAATTTCTGGCGTCTATATTTCCATATACGGATTTTCGATTCCGCGGTTTTCACAGACTTATGCGTCGATTTTACTTTTAATTTCGTCTATAACGTTTGGAATATACACCGCTTCAAGCAAATGGCTTGTGGAAAGATATTCGTCAATTTCGGTCGCGGCGGTCGTTTTTACTTTGGGCGGACTTATTATGCTTATGTTCGTCGGAAAATGGGATTTTCCAAGAGACATACGCTCTGTTTCCATAATTGCATATTTGATTTTTGCGACGACGGCGATAGGATATTTGTGTTTTTTTTACGCGCTCAAAAGGGTTTCGGTCGCGGCGGGAAGTTCGCTTTTTTTCTTCAAACCGATTTTAGCGGCGTTTTTCTCGTTTTTGGTATTGCGAGAGACGCTTACAATTACATATTTTATAGGAATGGCGGTTTCTCTGCTTTCACTTTTTGTGATTTTGTACGGCAAAGGCGGCAAAAATGGATGA